From a single Silene latifolia isolate original U9 population chromosome 6, ASM4854445v1, whole genome shotgun sequence genomic region:
- the LOC141587049 gene encoding ethylene-overproduction protein 1-like, translating to MQNNILSTMRSLKLIDGCKGTQVYAINATSTATTSGTGGGGGGGVGEKILHHLQDHLRVNSVRSKSGCHHRSHSNLDHRIITTDILLEDPLLPYGLPISDLVEPTIDPYLKHVDLVGTLADVYRRIDSCPQFDLCLLYVQQSAVFRVVSDPKLFRRSLRSARQHAVDVHSKVVLAAWLRFERREDELTGSTALDCCGRNIECPVGALVSGYDPESAFDLCVCRRDQKQVNEDGEEDEDEVEECSTSLSQEEFDLAFVVGDEEVSCIRYNIASLSRVFNTLLFGNFVESRRENINFTQNGISVEAVRALELYSRNKKLDCFDPNVVLELLSLADKFCCDDLKSDCDYYLASLVTCKERALALMEYGLEERAYLLVAACLQVFLRELPGSLNDQRVMKFFCSSDASDKLASVGHASFLLYYFLSQTSMEDDMKSNTTVMLLERMVESATEVWQKQLAFHQLGCVMYERKEYKDAQNWFEEAFEAGHVYSLVGVARTKFKRGHKYTAYKIMNSLICDYNPTGWMYQERSLYCVGKEKMADLDKATELDPTLTFPYKYRAVVLLEETQIGAAISEINKIIGFKVSPDCLELRAWFSIALEDYEGALRDTRALLTLDPSYLMFHGKLPGEQLVEALRPHVQQWSQADCWMQLYDRWSSVDDIGSLAVVHHMLANDPGKSLLRFRQSLLLLRLNCQKAAMRCLRLARNCSTSDHERLVYEGWILYDTGHREEALAKAEGSISIQRSFEAFFLKAYALADSNLDQESSSYVIQLLEEALRCPSDGLRKGQALNNLGSVYVDCEKLDLAADCYMNALNIKHTRAHQGLARVYHLKNQRKAAYDEMTKLIEKARNNASAYEKRSEYCDRDMAKKDLTMATLLDPLRTYPYRYRAAVLMDDHQEDEAIAELSKAIFFKPDLQLLHLRAAFHDSMGNNSETLRDCEAALCLDPSHIDTLELYSKAREQTDEQRK from the exons ATGCAGAATAACATATTGTCAACGATGCGAAGTTTGAAACTTATTGACGGTTGTAAAGGTACCCAAGTATACGCCATAAACGCCACCTCCACCGCCACCACGTCAGGCACCGGCGGAGGCGGAGGTGGTGGTGTTGGTGAGAAGATTCTTCACCATCTTCAAGACCACCTCCGAGTCAACTCGGTCCGATCCAAATCAGGTTGCCACCACCGCAGCCATTCTAACCTCGATCATCGAATCATAACTACTGACATTCTTCTCGAAGACCCGCTTCTTCCTTACGGGTTACCCATTTCCGATCTGGTGGAGCCCACTATCGACCCTTATCTTAAACACGTCGATTTGGTGGGGACACTTGCTGATGTGTATCGCCGGATCGACTCGTGTCCGCAGTTTGATTTGTGTTTACTGTATGTACAGCAGTCCGCGGTGTTTCGGGTTGTGTCCGACCCGAAACTGTTCCGGCGGAGTCTTCGGAGTGCTAGGCAGCATGCGGTTGATGTGCACAGCAAAGTTGTGCTCGCCGCGTGGCTGCGGTTTGAGCGGAGGGAGGATGAACTTACTGGCTCTACCGCATTGGATTGTTGCGGCAGGAATATTGAGTGTCCCGTTGGGGCTCTTGTTTCGGGGTATGACCCTGAATCCGCTTTTGATCTTTGCGTTTGTCGCAGGGATCAAAAGCAGGTCAATGAGGATggtgaggaggatgaagatgaggtGGAGGAATGTTCCACCTCGTTGTCGCAGGAGGAATTTGATTTGGCATTCGTTGTTGGGGATGAGGAGGTAAGCTGCATTCGCTATAATATTGCTTCGCTTTCTAGGGTGTTTAATACATTGTTGTTTGGAAACTTTGTCGAATCAAGACGAGAGAATATTAATTTCACCCAAAATGGGATTTCTGTCGAGGCTGTTAGAGCCTTGGAATTGTATAGTAGGAACAAAAAGCTGGATTGTTTCGATCCAAATGTTGTATTAGAGCTGCTTTCTTTGGCAGATAAGTTTTGTTGTGATGACTTAAAATCCGATTGTGATTACTATTTGGCATCCTTGGTTACGTGTAAGGAGAGGGCTTTGGCGCTAATGGAGTATGGCTTGGAGGAGAGGGCGTATCTTTTGGTCGCGGCTTGTCTGCAGGTGTTTTTAAGGGAGCTTCCTGGTTCGTTAAATGATCAAAGAGTAATGAAGTTCTTTTGTAGTTCCGATGCTAGTGACAAGTTGGCGTCAGTGGGGCATGCGTCTTTTTTGTTGTACTATTTTCTTAGTCAAACGTCTATGGAGGATGATATGAAATCTAACACCACCGTTATGTTGTTGGAGAGGATGGTGGAGTCTGCCACTGAGGTGTGGCAAAAACAACTCGCTTTTCATCAACTTGGGTGTGTTATGTATGAAAGGAAGGAATATAAGGATGCCCAGAATTGGTTTGAGGAAGCTTTTGAAGCGGGTCATGTTTATTCGCTGGTTGGTGTTGCTAGAACCAAGTTTAAGCGCGGCCATAAGTACACCGCATATAAGATAATGAACTCTTTAATTTGTGATTATAATCCAACTGGCTGGATGTATCAAGAAAGATCACTGTATTGTGTCGGGAAGGAAAAAATGGCGGATCTAGACAAGGCGACTGAATTGGACCCCACGTTAACTTTTCCCTACAAGTATAGAGCAGTTGTATTGCTTGAAGAAACTCAGATTGGAGCTGCCATATCCGAAATAAACAAAATTATTGGTTTTAAGGTCTCTCCTGATTGTCTCGAGTTGCGAGCTTGGTTTTCTATTGCTCTGGAAGATTACGAAGGAGCTTTGAGAGATACACGGGCACTTTTGACCTTGGATCCGAGTTATTTGATGTTCCATGGGAAATTGCCTGGGGAGCAGCTAGTGGAGGCTCTACGCCCTCATGTCCAGCAATGGAGTCAGGCCGATTGTTGGATGCAATTATATGATCGATGGTCATCTGTTGATGATATTGGATCTTTAGCTGTTGTGCACCACATGCTGGCAAATGATCCTGGGAAGAGTCTCCTTAGGTTTAGGCAATCCCTTCTTCTCCTGCG GCTAAATTGTCAGAAGGCGGCAATGCGTTGTCTACGATTGGCTCGAAATTGTTCCACTTCTGATCATGAAAGGCTAGTCTATGAAGGGTGGATCTTGTACGACACTGGTCACCGAGAAGAAGCTTTAGCAAAGGCGGAGGGGTCAATTTCCATCCAAAGATCATTTGAAGCATTTTTCTTGAAAGCTTATGCTCTGGCAGATTCTAATCTTGATCAGGAGTCTTCATCCTATGTCATCCAACTTCTGGAGGAAGCTCTTAGATGCCCTTCAGATGGCTTGCGTAAAGGACAA GCCTTAAATAATCTCGGAAGTGTTTATGTAGACTGTGAAAAGCTGGATCTTGCTGCCGATTGCTACATGAATGCTCTAAATATTAAACACACTAGAGCTCATCAAGGCCTAGCAAGGGTATATCATCTCAAAAATCAGCGCAAGGCTGCATATGACGAGATGACAAAGTTGATAGAAAAAGCCAGGAACAATGCATCGGCCTACGAAAAAAGGTCCGAGTATTGTGATCGTGACATGGCAAAGAAAGATCTTACCATGGCAACACTCCTTGATCCCTTGAGGACATACCCATATAGATACAGAGCAGCTG TACTAATGGATGACCACCAAGAAGATGAAGCCATTGCCGAGCTTTCAAAGGCCATTTTCTTCAAACCTGATTTACAGCTTCTACATCTTCGAGCTGCATTTCATGACTCGATGGGCAACAATTCTGAGACCCTTCGAGACTGTGAAGCTGCGCTTTGTCTTGATCCCAGTCACATTGATACACTTGAACTTTATAGTAAAGCACGAGAACAGACTGATGAACAACGGAAGTGA